A single Halarcobacter anaerophilus DNA region contains:
- a CDS encoding ABC transporter ATP-binding protein, with protein sequence MKNQITQILYPLLKKNKRGFFTIFIFSIIVSLGGAFQPYIIQNIIDNALIKQNLYLLYILVGLSFFLALILISIRSVNEIFYTNFSMNILFTFRQKVFKKLFLHKKSFLNTFHSADLMTRVQGDINELQRFFTDSFLALFSTFLSLIIISCIIYSYNIKLMLLILVFLPIEFMCVKPLYKYMHNSTKDMREKTSDTTKFFVQSLQNLTFFKTLGAQNFILNSLDDVQEEYKKTVIKNKKLNIVFTQIPALISLLGKTIILAYGGYLTIKGELKIGELVAFLTYFGMLLSPVHTVLGILNNIPKVKVSLKRVSEILPKKEENATSLDGQNYDLKVKKLSFSYNKNRIFEDINLDIKENQKIALIGKNGKGKSTLTDLLCSIENPTSGEIFIGSTNIVEKNIKNIADYIVKMEQIPVMFDGTLKENLLLSNKNIEDEKIINVLKLVKMYDWYKSLENGLDSRLIEAGRNLSVGQKQRLSLARILLLKPKIVILDEFTSSIDKEDTKWFFENIDKLFSDMTVIVITHQLDMLDIFDFVYTIEDKKIKRS encoded by the coding sequence ATGAAAAATCAAATTACGCAAATTTTATATCCTCTCTTAAAGAAAAATAAGAGAGGATTTTTTACAATCTTTATTTTTTCTATTATCGTATCTCTTGGAGGGGCTTTTCAACCCTATATTATTCAAAATATAATTGATAATGCTTTGATAAAACAAAATCTTTATTTATTGTATATTTTAGTTGGACTCTCTTTTTTTCTTGCTTTGATTTTAATTTCTATTCGAAGTGTAAATGAAATATTTTATACAAATTTTTCAATGAATATTTTATTTACTTTTAGGCAAAAAGTATTTAAAAAACTTTTTTTACATAAAAAGAGTTTTTTAAATACTTTTCATTCTGCCGATTTGATGACAAGAGTACAGGGGGATATAAATGAACTTCAAAGATTTTTTACGGACTCTTTTTTAGCACTTTTCTCTACATTTTTAAGTTTGATTATAATCTCTTGTATAATCTATTCATATAATATCAAACTTATGTTGCTTATTCTTGTTTTTCTTCCCATTGAGTTTATGTGCGTAAAACCGCTTTATAAATATATGCATAACAGCACAAAAGATATGAGAGAAAAAACTTCAGATACTACAAAATTTTTTGTTCAGAGTTTACAAAATCTCACTTTTTTTAAAACTTTAGGGGCACAAAATTTTATTTTGAACAGTTTGGATGATGTTCAAGAAGAGTATAAAAAAACAGTTATAAAAAATAAAAAATTAAATATTGTTTTTACCCAAATACCTGCTTTGATTTCACTTCTTGGAAAAACTATTATTTTAGCTTACGGTGGGTATTTAACAATAAAAGGTGAACTTAAAATCGGTGAATTAGTAGCATTTTTAACCTATTTCGGGATGCTTTTATCTCCTGTTCATACTGTTTTGGGAATTTTAAATAATATTCCCAAAGTAAAAGTAAGTTTAAAACGGGTTTCTGAAATATTGCCCAAAAAAGAAGAGAATGCAACTTCTCTTGATGGACAAAATTATGATTTAAAAGTTAAAAAGTTATCTTTTTCTTATAATAAAAATAGAATTTTTGAAGATATAAATTTAGATATTAAAGAGAATCAAAAAATAGCCTTAATAGGTAAAAACGGCAAAGGAAAAAGTACACTTACGGATCTTTTGTGTTCAATAGAAAATCCAACATCAGGAGAAATTTTTATAGGATCAACAAATATCGTAGAGAAAAATATAAAAAATATAGCTGATTATATTGTAAAAATGGAGCAAATTCCCGTAATGTTTGACGGAACATTAAAAGAGAATTTACTTCTATCAAATAAAAATATCGAAGATGAAAAAATTATAAATGTTCTAAAATTAGTTAAGATGTATGATTGGTATAAAAGCTTAGAAAACGGTTTAGATAGCAGATTAATTGAAGCAGGGAGAAATCTATCCGTAGGGCAGAAACAAAGACTCTCTTTGGCAAGAATTTTACTTTTAAAACCTAAAATCGTAATTTTGGATGAGTTTACTTCTTCTATTGACAAAGAGGATACGAAATGGTTTTTTGAAAATATAGATAAACTTTTTTCGGACATGACCGTAATTGTTATAACCCATCAACTTGATATGCTTGATATTTTTGATTTTGTTTACACTATTGAAGATAAAAAAATAAAAAGGAGTTAG
- a CDS encoding ArsC/Spx/MgsR family protein — MFYVKKSVTFYEKPGCAGNKKQKEVLSANGVDFEVKSMLSTNWDIKTLNSFFQDLSKEQIVNQFAPKIKSGEINIKKLTKEQLVELMIKEPLLIKRPLIQVNDIKICGFDIPKLNKALNLEIDTKKEIGTCQSSDSCTSV, encoded by the coding sequence ATGTTTTACGTAAAAAAAAGTGTTACTTTCTATGAAAAACCGGGATGTGCAGGAAATAAAAAACAAAAAGAGGTTTTAAGTGCAAACGGAGTTGATTTTGAAGTTAAATCTATGCTCTCAACAAATTGGGATATAAAGACTTTAAACAGTTTTTTTCAAGATTTAAGCAAAGAACAGATTGTAAATCAATTTGCTCCTAAGATTAAAAGCGGTGAAATAAATATAAAAAAACTGACAAAAGAGCAGTTAGTTGAACTTATGATAAAAGAGCCTCTTTTGATAAAAAGACCTTTAATTCAAGTAAATGATATAAAAATTTGCGGCTTTGATATACCCAAATTAAATAAAGCCTTAAATCTTGAAATAGATACGAAAAAAGAGATTGGAACTTGCCAAAGTAGTGATTCATGCACAAGTGTTTAA
- the peaD gene encoding quinohemoprotein amine dehydrogenase subunit beta, with protein sequence MLNNRLKNGLLCTLLIASSSVSLSADEIKLKPNRDYIVTETRPNNIVLIDAKEKKVANTCKIDERFSPGGIVLAPNNKYAFVIGGYGEEIGGYDITTCKKVFHANLTKDNIKGQTLAGLAVSEDSKKVYTIYNRTKMETDRYTVLSPMFSSFKVSDGVNAKPVTSFKIPRQMTLISVAKDGTIYGIGSALYTINPKTKEVKVAKKILNWGKKDYSDPDSAGNYILGQQQGDFSTLYYAEKYDKEGKDIGWYWGVTSVDLNTNKIEQFEFTDYETLMFTIMRSPVDRNIAFGSLNDLTKFDLKNKKVLKRVVLDHTYYSVAFSLDAKKVYLGSCLNDIAIYSADKLEKLGNVYLPGDMGSAALQVFHNN encoded by the coding sequence ATGTTAAATAATAGATTAAAAAACGGACTTCTTTGCACACTATTAATAGCTTCAAGTTCTGTATCCTTAAGTGCCGATGAAATCAAACTTAAGCCAAATAGAGATTATATAGTAACTGAAACTAGACCTAATAATATTGTTTTAATTGATGCAAAAGAGAAAAAAGTCGCAAATACTTGTAAAATTGATGAAAGATTTTCTCCGGGAGGTATTGTTTTAGCTCCAAATAACAAATATGCTTTTGTAATAGGAGGATATGGAGAAGAAATAGGCGGTTACGATATAACCACTTGTAAAAAAGTTTTTCATGCAAATTTAACAAAAGATAATATAAAAGGACAAACTTTAGCAGGACTAGCCGTAAGCGAGGATAGCAAAAAAGTTTATACTATATACAACAGAACAAAAATGGAAACAGACAGATATACGGTACTTAGTCCTATGTTTTCATCTTTCAAAGTATCTGACGGAGTAAATGCAAAACCTGTAACAAGTTTTAAAATTCCTAGACAAATGACACTAATCAGTGTTGCAAAAGACGGAACAATTTACGGTATAGGTTCAGCTTTGTATACTATAAATCCAAAAACAAAAGAGGTAAAAGTTGCTAAAAAAATCTTAAATTGGGGTAAAAAAGATTATTCTGATCCAGATTCGGCAGGAAACTATATACTTGGACAACAACAAGGTGATTTCTCAACACTTTATTATGCCGAAAAGTATGATAAAGAGGGTAAGGATATAGGTTGGTACTGGGGAGTTACAAGTGTAGATTTGAATACAAACAAAATAGAACAATTTGAATTTACGGATTATGAAACTTTAATGTTTACTATAATGAGAAGCCCTGTTGACAGAAATATTGCTTTTGGTTCATTAAATGATTTGACAAAATTTGATTTAAAAAATAAAAAAGTTTTAAAAAGAGTTGTTTTAGATCATACTTATTACAGTGTTGCTTTTTCACTAGATGCCAAAAAAGTATATTTGGGAAGTTGTTTAAATGATATTGCTATTTATTCGGCAGACAAATTAGAAAAACTAGGTAATGTATATTTGCCCGGAGATATGGGATCTGCTGCATTACAAGTTTTTCATAACAACTAA
- the qhpG gene encoding flavin-dependent monooxygenase QhpG, with translation MKKIFVLGGGIAGVTTAMGLKKLGFDVTIFYKKRAFSAYEGFSQKTKEGLLLNACKNASNLLEKQSLRNANWGETQNKVNYEFVVSRVLLDEALILDAKEFKIKCIKASVVKNTKFLEKKAVILYKKDSITFEAEADFIVDARGRFTPFKDEYINGPKSFSLLQELEMPNAVQSKTSIDSVEDGWIWQAYIGEKKGYIQFTCDEEAANKISNFQQMLEYINKQSLNLWSLEGSKPVKKLVKRDSFCKIHKTIVSDKFLLVGDSASSIDPLSGNGAFQALSMASVAPYVINTILNFPQNSETAKSFYKKRVEFIFNKFSKVGKEFYNLESRYKTNFWQKRQTWPKDEKELKKVPRIEEEGILKDKFIYPNEVVITENNPMGVWLFNNIDVVDLSKYCLENNRDKALKYFEEFCIKNSLIDKNIKILKKWLFSQKLLQFEV, from the coding sequence ATGAAAAAAATTTTTGTATTAGGTGGAGGAATTGCAGGAGTAACTACTGCAATGGGTTTAAAAAAGTTGGGATTTGACGTAACAATTTTTTATAAAAAGAGAGCTTTTAGCGCTTATGAAGGATTCAGCCAAAAAACAAAAGAGGGGCTTCTTTTAAATGCTTGTAAAAATGCTTCTAATCTTCTTGAAAAACAATCTTTAAGAAATGCAAACTGGGGAGAAACTCAAAATAAAGTAAATTATGAATTTGTTGTATCAAGAGTCTTATTGGACGAAGCTTTGATTTTGGATGCAAAAGAGTTTAAAATAAAATGTATAAAAGCAAGCGTTGTTAAAAATACAAAATTTTTAGAAAAAAAAGCAGTAATTTTATATAAAAAAGATTCTATAACTTTTGAAGCAGAAGCTGATTTTATAGTTGATGCCAGAGGAAGATTTACTCCTTTTAAAGATGAGTATATAAACGGCCCTAAGAGTTTTTCTTTGCTTCAAGAATTAGAAATGCCAAATGCAGTTCAGAGTAAAACTTCTATTGATTCGGTAGAAGACGGTTGGATTTGGCAAGCTTATATAGGAGAAAAAAAAGGTTATATTCAATTTACCTGTGATGAAGAAGCGGCAAATAAAATCTCAAATTTTCAACAAATGTTGGAGTATATCAATAAACAATCATTAAATCTTTGGAGTTTAGAAGGATCAAAACCCGTAAAAAAATTGGTAAAAAGAGACTCTTTTTGCAAAATACATAAAACAATAGTTTCCGATAAATTTTTACTTGTAGGAGACAGTGCTTCAAGTATTGACCCTTTGTCTGGAAACGGTGCATTTCAAGCTTTAAGTATGGCAAGTGTTGCTCCGTATGTTATAAATACGATTTTAAACTTTCCTCAAAATAGTGAAACAGCAAAAAGCTTTTATAAAAAAAGAGTAGAGTTTATTTTTAACAAATTCTCAAAAGTAGGAAAAGAGTTTTACAATCTTGAAAGCAGATATAAAACAAACTTTTGGCAAAAAAGACAAACTTGGCCAAAAGATGAAAAAGAGCTAAAAAAAGTGCCTAGAATTGAAGAAGAGGGGATATTAAAAGATAAATTTATATATCCAAACGAGGTAGTTATAACAGAAAACAATCCAATGGGAGTTTGGCTCTTTAATAATATAGATGTGGTAGATTTAAGTAAATATTGTCTTGAAAATAATAGAGATAAGGCATTGAAATATTTTGAAGAGTTTTGTATAAAAAACTCTTTGATAGATAAAAATATAAAGATTTTAAAGAAATGGCTCTTTTCCCAAAAACTACTGCAATTTGAGGTATAA
- a CDS encoding helix-turn-helix domain-containing protein: MIEFESFTPEYLVSKYIKCYWMIKGNNNLSSYNKTILPHNEVCMTFLIGKESIETSKNKNSINTGIYVSLASSKNYSIDFKDKFHYVDVSFYPGVFYELFKIPLDKLESKLYSIDELCIKMDKSILETLYEKKDNNKETVNILNNYFSKLFYRLDENQFLNNIKNLCINSNLEEFYNNSRLSTRQIQRETKKFTGMTPRTIQRISRFYKILEQLKYSSNPNFATIAQNLDFYDQSHLIKDFKSFSGLNLKDFIQTNSNYLQFQSKEYCHNNITI, translated from the coding sequence TTGATAGAGTTTGAGTCATTTACGCCGGAATATTTAGTAAGTAAATATATAAAATGTTATTGGATGATAAAAGGGAACAACAACTTATCAAGTTATAATAAAACAATTCTTCCACACAATGAAGTATGTATGACCTTTCTAATAGGCAAAGAAAGCATTGAAACCTCAAAAAACAAAAACAGTATAAACACAGGTATTTACGTCTCTCTTGCTTCATCAAAAAATTATTCAATAGATTTCAAAGATAAATTTCATTATGTTGATGTATCTTTTTACCCCGGTGTGTTTTATGAACTGTTTAAAATTCCCCTTGATAAATTAGAAAGCAAACTTTACAGTATTGACGAGCTTTGCATTAAAATGGATAAATCCATCTTAGAGACTTTATATGAGAAAAAAGATAACAATAAAGAGACTGTAAATATTTTAAACAATTATTTTTCTAAACTATTTTATAGATTGGATGAAAATCAATTTTTAAACAATATTAAAAATTTGTGTATAAACTCAAATTTGGAAGAGTTTTACAATAATAGCAGACTCTCAACAAGACAAATACAAAGAGAGACAAAAAAATTTACGGGAATGACTCCAAGAACTATACAAAGAATATCAAGGTTTTATAAGATTTTAGAACAATTGAAATACTCATCAAATCCAAATTTTGCCACCATTGCCCAAAACTTGGATTTTTATGATCAATCTCATTTAATAAAAGATTTTAAATCTTTTTCAGGATTAAATCTAAAAGATTTTATTCAAACAAATTCCAATTATTTGCAATTTCAAAGTAAAGAGTATTGCCATAATAATATAACTATATAA
- the peaA gene encoding quinohemoprotein amine dehydrogenase subunit alpha, which translates to MNSTNLSKLGLGFLLSSMSLFAVDANMGAKVIDTKCTACHTGAIEDGLSRISDQRKTPEGWYMTVSRMQRLHGLSLSTQEEENVIKYLSDNQGLTPDEIKPFEYVLDKTPNFQEAQADTMLSEMCIRCHSNARIGLQRRTEGEWDRLVNFHVGQFISFEIQAQARDRDWFGIAQKELVPYLEKTYGLQSKKWIEYKNSMKDYTLPSSWTFYGHNSLDGDFTATLSLEKENDESYKAIYEASYLNGKTFKAEGKAILYSGSELRVSLKDNNNKRFQQILHINPKESIIEGRLYETLHHEIGSSLKGVSDNKEVTYITKIYPSALKAGEKTKLVIVGSNLPKSIDLPKNIKVINQISSTKNRIEIEVVAQNISDTKAYDLKIGDIVVKNAIAAYNKIDYMKITPDYAIARYGEETEKIKKEFTQFEAIGFSNGADGKKGTADDIKLSQLPVLWNMKPYDEQAKEDRDIMYAGSIDRYTGLFTPSEGGYNPTRKLMANNVGNLTVTATYIENNKKLEAQSHLIVTVPKFVNPPIN; encoded by the coding sequence TTGAACTCTACAAATTTGTCTAAACTAGGTTTAGGTTTTCTTTTATCTTCAATGTCACTATTTGCTGTTGATGCGAATATGGGTGCAAAGGTAATCGATACTAAATGTACTGCCTGTCATACAGGAGCGATAGAAGATGGTTTAAGTCGTATATCAGATCAAAGAAAAACCCCTGAAGGGTGGTATATGACAGTAAGTAGAATGCAAAGGTTACATGGTTTATCTTTAAGCACTCAAGAGGAAGAGAATGTAATTAAATATCTTTCCGATAATCAAGGTTTAACACCCGATGAAATCAAGCCTTTTGAGTATGTTTTAGATAAAACTCCGAATTTTCAGGAAGCTCAAGCTGATACAATGTTGAGTGAAATGTGTATAAGATGCCACTCAAATGCAAGAATCGGTCTGCAAAGAAGAACTGAGGGTGAATGGGATAGATTGGTTAATTTTCATGTTGGACAATTTATCTCATTTGAAATTCAAGCTCAAGCAAGAGACAGAGATTGGTTTGGAATCGCACAAAAAGAGTTAGTTCCTTATTTGGAAAAAACATACGGTCTTCAATCAAAAAAATGGATTGAATATAAGAACTCAATGAAAGATTATACTCTTCCTTCTTCTTGGACTTTTTACGGACACAACTCTCTTGACGGTGATTTTACCGCTACATTAAGTTTGGAAAAAGAAAATGATGAGAGTTATAAAGCGATATATGAAGCCTCTTATTTAAATGGAAAAACTTTTAAAGCAGAAGGAAAAGCAATATTATATTCAGGAAGTGAATTAAGAGTATCTTTAAAAGATAATAACAATAAAAGATTTCAACAAATACTTCATATAAATCCTAAAGAATCAATCATAGAAGGTCGTTTATATGAAACTTTGCATCATGAAATCGGTTCCTCTTTAAAAGGTGTTTCAGATAATAAAGAAGTGACATATATTACAAAAATATATCCTAGTGCATTAAAAGCAGGAGAAAAAACAAAGCTTGTAATTGTAGGTTCAAATTTACCTAAAAGTATTGATTTACCTAAAAATATTAAAGTAATAAATCAAATCTCTTCAACTAAAAATAGAATTGAAATTGAAGTTGTTGCACAAAATATATCGGACACAAAAGCATATGATCTGAAAATAGGTGATATTGTAGTTAAAAATGCTATAGCTGCATACAATAAAATCGATTATATGAAAATAACTCCCGATTATGCAATAGCAAGATACGGTGAAGAGACTGAAAAGATAAAAAAAGAGTTTACTCAATTTGAGGCAATAGGTTTTAGTAACGGTGCTGACGGTAAAAAAGGTACAGCAGATGATATAAAACTTTCACAACTGCCTGTTTTATGGAATATGAAACCATATGATGAACAAGCAAAAGAGGACAGAGATATTATGTATGCGGGAAGTATTGACCGATATACGGGGTTATTTACTCCAAGTGAAGGGGGATATAATCCAACTAGAAAACTAATGGCTAACAATGTGGGTAATTTAACAGTTACGGCAACTTATATTGAAAATAACAAAAAATTAGAAGCTCAATCTCATTTGATAGTTACGGTTCCTAAATTTGTTAATCCACCGATTAATTAA
- a CDS encoding LysE family translocator yields the protein MEAITLLFIFTSIVIILTPGQDMILVMSRSISQGQKAGIMTALGVSVGLLGHTLFATFGLGSLLMASEWLFNIIKFIGAAYLIYIGYQLLTSKEPKLSMKNMPKVSYKKMFMQGAISNIMNPKITIFYFSYLPQFVTLNSSNETLQLFILGITFALLTFFIKSTIGFISGLLSFWIKAKPIVLKYINKTSGVILILLGLKLATEQRT from the coding sequence ATGGAAGCTATAACTCTATTATTTATTTTTACTTCAATAGTTATTATTTTAACTCCCGGACAAGATATGATTTTGGTAATGTCAAGGTCAATTTCACAAGGTCAAAAAGCAGGTATAATGACAGCTTTAGGCGTGAGTGTAGGATTGCTTGGACATACGTTATTCGCTACGTTTGGTTTGGGTAGTTTATTAATGGCTTCAGAATGGTTATTTAATATAATCAAATTTATCGGTGCTGCATATTTAATCTATATAGGTTATCAACTGCTTACAAGTAAAGAACCCAAATTATCAATGAAAAATATGCCGAAAGTCTCTTATAAAAAGATGTTTATGCAAGGAGCTATTTCAAATATAATGAATCCTAAAATTACGATTTTCTATTTTTCATATTTGCCGCAATTTGTTACATTAAACAGTTCAAATGAGACATTACAACTTTTTATTTTGGGAATTACTTTTGCTTTGCTAACTTTTTTTATTAAATCAACAATAGGGTTTATATCAGGTTTATTATCTTTTTGGATAAAAGCAAAACCGATTGTATTAAAATATATAAATAAAACAAGCGGAGTTATTCTTATTTTGTTGGGATTAAAGTTGGCAACAGAACAAAGAACTTAA
- the qhpE gene encoding subtilisin-like serine protease QhpE, whose protein sequence is MSKDIYVGLIDSGCSFETFDKVAIKQLNKEIIYTKQEQVVLKHGDVIGSILAQNNKINIYDVQVFEQNHSVSAHYLYKALEYLSDKKVDVISMSLGLLSNYQELQNICSYFVQKGTTLISSFPRSGHEFVFPASYNEVIAVTSDGRCKDFEIRVLNEKSSLFGANPSSNEREVAGASVAVAKFTKVFCDYLTKGFSKEEALNSIKKGYKI, encoded by the coding sequence GTGTCAAAAGATATTTATGTAGGACTTATTGACAGCGGTTGTTCTTTTGAAACTTTTGACAAAGTTGCAATAAAACAGCTAAACAAAGAGATAATTTATACCAAACAAGAACAAGTTGTATTAAAACACGGAGACGTTATCGGCTCAATACTTGCACAAAACAATAAAATAAATATTTACGATGTTCAAGTTTTTGAACAAAATCATAGTGTTTCCGCTCACTATTTATATAAAGCTTTGGAATATTTATCAGATAAAAAAGTTGATGTTATAAGTATGAGTTTAGGTCTTTTGTCAAATTATCAAGAGTTACAGAATATTTGCAGCTATTTTGTTCAAAAAGGTACTACTTTAATCTCCTCTTTTCCAAGAAGTGGGCATGAATTTGTTTTTCCTGCTTCTTACAATGAAGTTATTGCCGTAACTTCAGACGGAAGATGTAAAGATTTTGAGATAAGAGTTTTAAATGAAAAAAGTTCTCTTTTTGGAGCAAATCCCTCTTCAAATGAAAGAGAAGTTGCGGGAGCGAGTGTAGCAGTTGCAAAGTTTACAAAAGTTTTTTGTGATTATTTAACTAAAGGATTTTCAAAAGAAGAGGCTTTAAACAGTATAAAAAAAGGATACAAAATATGA
- the peaB gene encoding quinohemoprotein amine dehydrogenase maturation protein yields MKMDIKNYPLLRVNYNRLEVNNNKYIFHVPSSSVFELSKSSDEVLSKLENNEELTLEDKEILKEFMSLNLVGNQFREKPVKVEKFPAKALVLNVTSGCNLSCTYCYKEDLTSLKNSGNMSFEMAKDAINLFFKESPDLKNYSITFFGGEPLSNLPLIKQIIEYANEFFGSKSLNIGYAMTTNGTLLTKDIIEYMYKNRVDLTISIDGPKALHDKTRVFENGKGTYQSVVKNLSTLLSVYKDRIVPARVTLTRGVADVLEIWNHLKNELGFKEIGFAPVTSGENEFFNLTSQEQAKVFDEFKILGEHYIENAIKGKLNGFSNIHRTIMDIHEGRKKRLPCGAGVGLLSVSYKGDIDLCHRFTGSDFQSFGSVEEGLDKKSLSKFLENRANEKDSDCQSCRARYLCAGGCYHENYIKNKSPEIKGHQYCDTLREWIDFVTVAYIKIRENNPDFFDKFLTNKGVENETF; encoded by the coding sequence ATGAAAATGGACATAAAAAATTATCCTCTTCTAAGAGTAAATTATAACAGATTGGAAGTGAATAACAACAAATATATTTTCCATGTGCCTAGTTCTTCGGTTTTTGAACTATCCAAAAGTAGTGATGAAGTCTTATCTAAACTGGAAAACAATGAAGAATTGACTCTTGAAGATAAAGAGATTTTAAAAGAGTTTATGAGTTTGAATCTTGTAGGAAATCAATTTAGAGAAAAACCTGTAAAAGTTGAAAAGTTTCCTGCAAAAGCTTTGGTTTTAAATGTTACTTCAGGTTGTAATTTAAGTTGTACTTACTGTTATAAAGAGGATTTAACGTCTTTAAAAAACAGCGGGAATATGAGTTTTGAAATGGCAAAAGATGCTATAAATCTCTTTTTCAAAGAATCTCCTGATTTAAAAAATTATTCAATTACTTTTTTTGGAGGAGAACCTTTAAGTAATCTTCCTTTGATAAAACAGATTATTGAGTATGCAAATGAGTTTTTCGGCTCAAAAAGTCTGAATATCGGTTATGCAATGACTACAAACGGAACTTTGCTTACTAAAGATATTATTGAGTATATGTATAAAAACAGAGTTGATCTAACAATCAGTATTGACGGACCGAAAGCACTGCATGATAAAACAAGGGTTTTTGAAAACGGTAAAGGAACATATCAAAGTGTCGTAAAAAATCTTTCTACTTTATTAAGTGTTTACAAAGATAGAATTGTTCCTGCAAGAGTTACTTTGACAAGAGGAGTAGCAGATGTATTAGAGATCTGGAATCATCTTAAAAATGAGCTTGGATTCAAAGAGATAGGTTTTGCCCCCGTAACTTCGGGAGAAAACGAATTTTTCAATTTAACTTCTCAAGAACAGGCAAAAGTATTCGATGAGTTTAAAATTCTGGGAGAACACTATATAGAAAATGCAATAAAAGGAAAACTTAACGGTTTTTCAAATATTCACAGAACTATTATGGATATTCATGAAGGAAGAAAAAAAAGACTTCCTTGCGGAGCCGGAGTAGGGTTATTGTCAGTCTCTTATAAAGGAGATATTGATTTATGTCATAGATTTACAGGTTCAGATTTTCAGTCTTTTGGAAGTGTAGAAGAAGGCTTGGATAAAAAATCTTTGTCAAAGTTTTTGGAAAACAGAGCAAATGAAAAAGATTCTGACTGTCAAAGTTGCAGAGCAAGATATTTATGTGCAGGCGGCTGTTACCATGAAAACTATATAAAAAATAAATCACCTGAAATCAAAGGTCATCAATATTGCGATACTTTGAGAGAGTGGATTGATTTTGTAACAGTTGCATATATAAAAATCAGAGAAAACAATCCTGATTTTTTTGATAAATTTTTAACAAATAAAGGGGTAGAAAATGAAACATTTTAA
- the qhpC gene encoding quinohemoprotein amine dehydrogenase subunit gamma, with protein sequence MKHFKPLTPKAKLLSDGIENGNKDEVLAMSSVVGCVTTFDPGWEVDDEGGIASLCQPMEADLYGCSDPCWWPTQVPDTSSSYKNWADKSASSKDKWRELDNVYPKL encoded by the coding sequence ATGAAACATTTTAAACCATTAACACCGAAAGCAAAACTTTTAAGTGATGGAATTGAAAATGGCAATAAAGATGAAGTCTTGGCTATGTCAAGTGTTGTAGGTTGTGTTACGACTTTTGATCCTGGCTGGGAAGTAGACGATGAAGGTGGAATTGCAAGTTTATGCCAACCTATGGAAGCAGACCTTTACGGTTGTTCCGATCCTTGTTGGTGGCCGACACAAGTTCCCGACACTTCATCAAGTTATAAAAACTGGGCAGATAAATCGGCATCAAGTAAAGACAAGTGGCGAGAACTTGATAATGTATATCCAAAACTTTAA